A single region of the Thermococcus paralvinellae genome encodes:
- a CDS encoding KaiC domain-containing protein produces the protein MVKRVKTGIPGMDEILHGGIPERNVVLLSGGPGTGKTIFSQQFLWNGLQMGEPGIYVALEEHPVQVRQNMAQFGWDVKKYEEEGMFAMVDAFTAGIGKSKEYEKYIVHDLTDLREFIDVLRQAIKDIGAKRVVVDSVTTLYINKPAMARSIILQLKRVLAGTGCTSIFVSQISVGERGFGGPGVEHGVDGIIRLDLDEIDGELKRSLIVWKMRGTSHSMRRHPFDITDKGIIVYHDKVLKRGRVLEL, from the coding sequence ATGGTTAAGCGGGTTAAGACGGGAATTCCGGGGATGGATGAGATACTTCACGGGGGTATACCAGAGAGGAATGTCGTTTTACTAAGCGGTGGGCCGGGAACTGGTAAGACAATTTTCAGTCAGCAGTTCTTATGGAACGGCCTCCAAATGGGTGAACCGGGCATATATGTTGCTTTAGAGGAGCATCCAGTCCAAGTGAGGCAGAACATGGCCCAATTTGGTTGGGATGTTAAAAAATATGAGGAGGAAGGTATGTTTGCAATGGTTGATGCCTTCACAGCTGGAATTGGGAAGTCAAAAGAATATGAAAAGTACATCGTCCACGACTTAACAGATTTGAGGGAGTTCATTGACGTTTTAAGGCAGGCAATTAAAGATATTGGAGCGAAGAGAGTTGTTGTTGACTCAGTTACAACACTCTACATAAACAAGCCCGCCATGGCGAGAAGTATAATCTTACAGCTCAAGAGAGTTTTAGCCGGAACAGGATGTACATCAATCTTTGTGAGCCAGATCAGTGTTGGGGAGAGGGGATTCGGTGGACCGGGAGTTGAACATGGTGTTGATGGCATCATAAGGCTCGACCTTGATGAGATTGATGGTGAGCTCAAGCGTTCCTTAATCGTCTGGAAGATGAGAGGGACATCACACTCAATGAGGAGACACCCATTTGACATTACTGACAAGGGGATAATTGTTTATCACGACAAAGTGCTGAAGAGAGGTAGAGTTTTAGAGTTGTGA
- a CDS encoding transcriptional regulator, translating to MTIEVPLNPLGRQEIHQLESVLLFATLFRPEVIELIKDPAERLTWVDSLAVAAGAIAREKAGMTVSEIARELGRTEQTIRKHLKGESKAGQLVRETYELIKQGKLDELIKTIEMIERGGLKEVIAKEEYEKLMKEYEKLKLEYERVKEELEKMKQTVELESLEKAREEIEKLKKELEETKAELEKVKKEKKELEKELSETKIKLMELQAKKVDETKIKELEEKLKAKEEEVEKLEKVVKELTLAKEELEKKVEELKHLADELRGEKEELEKKVEELSRENEELKKRVDELEPYKIKFEELKEKIERLKEEIEKLLE from the coding sequence ATGACAATTGAGGTTCCACTCAACCCCCTTGGAAGACAAGAGATTCATCAGCTTGAGAGCGTTCTCCTATTTGCAACGCTTTTCAGGCCAGAGGTAATTGAACTCATTAAAGACCCAGCCGAAAGATTGACATGGGTTGACAGCTTAGCAGTTGCCGCAGGTGCTATTGCAAGAGAAAAGGCTGGAATGACGGTTAGCGAGATTGCAAGAGAATTAGGAAGGACTGAACAAACAATTAGGAAGCACCTCAAGGGTGAAAGCAAAGCTGGACAGTTAGTTAGAGAGACATATGAATTAATCAAGCAAGGAAAGCTCGACGAGCTCATTAAGACAATTGAAATGATTGAGAGAGGTGGGCTTAAAGAAGTAATAGCTAAGGAAGAGTATGAAAAGCTGATGAAAGAATACGAGAAGCTTAAGCTTGAGTACGAGAGGGTTAAGGAAGAGCTTGAGAAGATGAAGCAGACAGTGGAGCTTGAGAGCTTAGAGAAGGCAAGAGAAGAAATTGAAAAATTAAAGAAAGAGCTTGAGGAGACAAAGGCAGAGCTTGAGAAAGTTAAAAAGGAAAAGAAAGAGCTGGAAAAGGAGCTGAGTGAGACAAAAATTAAGCTTATGGAGTTGCAAGCGAAGAAAGTTGACGAGACTAAAATCAAGGAACTTGAAGAGAAGCTTAAAGCCAAGGAAGAGGAAGTAGAAAAGTTAGAAAAAGTTGTCAAGGAGCTAACATTAGCAAAAGAGGAACTCGAAAAGAAGGTAGAGGAGTTAAAACACCTAGCTGATGAACTCAGGGGAGAAAAGGAGGAGCTTGAGAAAAAAGTTGAAGAGCTAAGCAGGGAAAATGAAGAACTCAAAAAGAGAGTTGATGAGCTTGAGCCGTATAAGATTAAGTTTGAAGAACTCAAAGAAAAGATTGAAAGACTAAAAGAAGAGATTGAAAAGCTCTTAGAGTGA
- the speD gene encoding adenosylmethionine decarboxylase: MDTIGYHYVVEASGCDPEILSDANKIREIFLKAAEAGNMEVKASYFFKFSPTGVSGMVIVAESHISIHTWPEKGYAAIDVYTCGEKADPEKAVDYILDAIKAEYAHVSEVKRGIEEEDNTFTHMILTWEEKLDRKNKG, encoded by the coding sequence ATGGACACCATAGGATATCATTATGTGGTCGAAGCTTCAGGCTGTGATCCTGAGATTCTGAGTGATGCTAACAAAATAAGAGAGATCTTCCTCAAAGCTGCAGAAGCTGGAAATATGGAAGTTAAAGCAAGCTACTTTTTCAAATTCTCTCCAACAGGTGTCAGCGGCATGGTTATTGTTGCAGAATCACACATATCAATCCACACATGGCCCGAGAAAGGCTATGCCGCCATAGACGTTTACACTTGTGGAGAAAAAGCTGACCCAGAAAAGGCAGTTGATTACATCCTTGATGCAATAAAAGCAGAGTACGCCCACGTCTCAGAAGTCAAGAGGGGCATTGAAGAGGAAGACAACACATTTACACACATGATTCTGACATGGGAAGAAAAGCTTGATAGGAAAAACAAAGGATAA
- a CDS encoding PUA domain-containing protein, whose translation MGQKIRYRRVSSWEFDLILREAEKYGELKHSFFAVVEGKFRDVYAVNEEVWREIENLKLKPYSFGTFVGTIKVDENLVEKFYPNIEFFYFVNIKKNYTILKPKAAFLFTTGKDVPKRGIKEYNWEGTKKLVLFDENGVILGIGRIQSNSERAFIKNITDVGEFIRRHRKA comes from the coding sequence ATGGGGCAGAAGATTAGATATCGAAGAGTTTCTTCATGGGAGTTTGACTTAATTTTGAGAGAAGCAGAAAAGTATGGCGAACTTAAGCACAGCTTTTTTGCAGTTGTTGAGGGCAAATTCAGAGATGTTTATGCTGTGAACGAGGAAGTTTGGAGAGAGATTGAAAATCTAAAGCTCAAGCCCTATTCCTTTGGGACTTTTGTTGGAACGATAAAAGTTGATGAAAATTTAGTGGAAAAATTCTATCCGAACATTGAGTTCTTCTACTTCGTTAATATTAAAAAGAACTATACCATCTTGAAGCCAAAGGCTGCTTTCCTTTTCACAACGGGCAAAGATGTTCCAAAAAGAGGCATTAAAGAATACAACTGGGAAGGTACAAAAAAGCTTGTTCTCTTCGATGAGAATGGAGTGATTTTGGGAATTGGCAGAATTCAGTCCAACAGTGAGAGAGCGTTCATCAAGAACATTACAGATGTTGGCGAGTTTATACGGCGGCACAGAAAAGCGTAA
- a CDS encoding YkgJ family cysteine cluster protein: MRFKPKPLKSDVKFECKFCIDCCRGRFIYLTLYDIKRIAEHDHDPQDFVLFTAENGKIRFVLAYREWDLGCVFHDPETGKCKIHDYNPLVCQIYPFMVSHKPLGVEGEESFEYKGEKLWLYYDESCPGIGEGKEIITREEIAELGLKFREEFDKTDLDGLSRILDEAEK; the protein is encoded by the coding sequence ATGAGATTCAAACCCAAACCTCTCAAAAGTGATGTTAAATTTGAGTGCAAATTCTGTATAGATTGCTGCCGTGGGAGGTTTATCTACCTCACACTTTACGACATCAAAAGGATAGCCGAGCATGACCATGATCCTCAAGATTTCGTTCTCTTCACAGCTGAAAACGGGAAAATCAGGTTTGTCTTGGCTTACAGGGAGTGGGATTTGGGTTGCGTCTTTCATGACCCAGAGACGGGCAAATGCAAAATCCATGACTACAATCCATTAGTCTGTCAGATTTACCCATTTATGGTCTCTCACAAACCTCTGGGCGTTGAAGGGGAAGAGTCTTTTGAATACAAAGGAGAAAAGCTCTGGCTGTATTATGATGAAAGCTGTCCAGGAATAGGGGAAGGAAAAGAAATCATCACAAGAGAAGAGATAGCCGAGCTTGGTTTGAAATTCAGGGAGGAGTTTGATAAGACTGATTTGGATGGGCTGAGTAGGATTTTAGACGAAGCCGAAAAGTAA
- a CDS encoding tRNA uridine(34) 5-carboxymethylaminomethyl modification radical SAM/GNAT enzyme Elp3, with protein MDAYRKACEEIAQMIISGEIKSREELNKVKVRVARKYHLSKLPGNADILRVMTKEDREKFKDFLKKKPTRTISGVAVVAMMTKPFPCPHGRCIYCPGGPTEGSPQSYTGKEPSALRAIQSAYHPYIIMLRRLKQLYDIGHDIDKVEVIIQGGTFPAMDLDYQEWFIKNAFKAMNDFPYFKDIENLEEKLIRVLVKKDYSVFDEDPKFKAAWERTHKKKYYYLEDEQRKNEKAKVRMVGLTIETRPDWSFERHIDRMLAFGTTRVELGVQTVFNFIYERVKRGHTVEDVVRATQLLKDAGLKINYHMMPGLPGSNFERDLKAFQIIFEDSRFKPDMLKIYPTLVTEDTILYKWYKEGKYRPYTTEEAVELLVEVYKIIPKWVRVMRIQRDIPVPLIAAGVKHSNLGQLVFNELIKRGIRPREIRFREVGHVMQKFGIQPEVEHIKLLREDYEASEGREIFLSFEDVKNDILIGFLRLRIPSEKAHRKEINRVPSAIVRELHVYGPLVPIGGKPKYEWQHRGYGRELLAEAERIAREEFDVKKMLVISGVGVREYYRKFGYRKDGPYVSKRLDKSYADFGKSKEFDAHLNT; from the coding sequence ATGGATGCTTACAGAAAAGCCTGCGAGGAAATCGCTCAGATGATAATTTCGGGTGAGATTAAAAGCAGAGAGGAATTAAACAAGGTTAAGGTTAGAGTTGCGAGAAAATATCATTTGAGCAAGCTTCCCGGTAACGCTGACATCTTGAGAGTTATGACCAAGGAGGATAGGGAGAAGTTCAAAGATTTCCTTAAGAAGAAGCCCACGAGAACAATAAGCGGTGTTGCAGTTGTTGCAATGATGACAAAGCCTTTTCCATGTCCTCATGGCAGATGCATTTATTGTCCTGGAGGCCCTACTGAAGGTTCGCCGCAGAGCTACACTGGAAAAGAACCGTCAGCTTTGAGAGCAATTCAAAGTGCTTATCACCCTTACATAATCATGCTCCGCCGTTTAAAGCAACTCTATGACATAGGACATGACATTGATAAGGTTGAAGTGATTATTCAAGGCGGAACATTTCCAGCAATGGACTTGGATTATCAAGAATGGTTCATAAAAAATGCATTTAAGGCAATGAATGACTTTCCTTACTTTAAGGACATAGAGAACCTTGAGGAAAAGCTGATTAGGGTTTTAGTTAAAAAAGACTACTCGGTATTTGATGAAGACCCGAAGTTTAAAGCCGCTTGGGAGAGAACTCATAAGAAAAAGTACTATTACCTCGAAGACGAGCAGAGAAAGAATGAGAAGGCAAAGGTCAGAATGGTCGGCTTGACTATTGAAACTCGTCCAGATTGGTCTTTTGAGAGACACATTGATAGAATGCTCGCCTTTGGTACTACAAGAGTAGAGCTTGGTGTTCAAACTGTTTTCAACTTCATATATGAGAGAGTTAAGAGAGGGCATACTGTTGAAGACGTTGTTAGAGCGACTCAGCTTTTGAAGGATGCTGGACTTAAAATAAACTACCATATGATGCCCGGGTTGCCGGGAAGCAACTTTGAGAGAGATTTAAAGGCCTTCCAGATAATCTTTGAAGATTCTCGCTTTAAACCAGATATGCTGAAGATTTATCCGACGCTTGTAACGGAGGATACAATCCTGTACAAGTGGTACAAAGAAGGCAAGTATAGGCCATACACTACTGAAGAAGCAGTTGAGCTCCTTGTTGAGGTTTACAAGATAATTCCAAAGTGGGTTCGCGTTATGAGAATCCAAAGAGACATCCCCGTTCCTCTAATTGCTGCTGGGGTTAAGCACTCCAACTTAGGACAGCTCGTCTTCAACGAGCTCATCAAGAGAGGCATAAGGCCAAGAGAGATTAGATTCAGAGAAGTCGGTCATGTGATGCAGAAGTTTGGAATTCAGCCAGAAGTTGAGCATATAAAGCTTTTGAGAGAGGACTATGAGGCAAGCGAGGGCAGAGAAATTTTCCTCAGCTTTGAGGATGTTAAGAATGACATTCTCATAGGCTTCCTTAGGTTGAGGATTCCAAGCGAAAAAGCTCACCGTAAAGAAATCAACAGAGTACCATCAGCAATTGTTAGAGAGCTTCACGTTTACGGTCCGCTGGTGCCAATTGGAGGCAAACCTAAATACGAGTGGCAACACAGAGGATATGGAAGGGAGCTTTTGGCAGAGGCGGAGAGAATAGCGAGAGAGGAGTTTGATGTCAAGAAGATGCTTGTCATCAGCGGCGTTGGTGTTAGAGAATATTACAGAAAGTTCGGTTATAGAAAAGACGGTCCTTATGTGAGCAAGCGCCTGGATAAAAGCTATGCTGACTTTGGAAAGAGCAAAGAGTTTGATGCACATTTGAATACCTGA
- a CDS encoding protein translocase subunit SecF gives MIKDKLKKLTEIETKKMIIYPLIVFFVSLLILAVHFPQLGIDLKGGVVVTAYGVDANPDEVAKYLSQQLNIDVRVEKFTGIGKESSGINVYAPADVDPEKIREALKQRFPDAKYAISEVRPTFGAMAREQGIKAISLAFLGMAVVVFLFFRVPVPSFTVIFSAFSDMVIALALMSIFGIELSQATIAALLMLIGYSVDSNILLTTKLLKRKEDTVEEAYFSAVSTGFTMSTTTLGALASLWLFSTAKVIDEIAIVLIFGLLADFMNTWILNAGVLRWFIAKKEEREKSKTSKKTSMSSKASKKKKGGRK, from the coding sequence ATGATCAAAGACAAACTTAAAAAGCTCACAGAAATTGAGACTAAAAAAATGATAATTTACCCCTTGATAGTTTTCTTTGTATCGCTCTTAATTCTGGCAGTTCATTTCCCCCAGCTTGGAATTGACCTCAAGGGTGGAGTGGTTGTAACTGCCTACGGCGTGGATGCAAATCCTGATGAGGTTGCTAAATATCTTTCTCAACAGCTTAATATAGATGTTAGAGTAGAGAAATTCACAGGAATTGGAAAAGAGAGCAGTGGAATAAATGTTTACGCACCGGCGGATGTTGATCCTGAAAAAATAAGGGAAGCTCTCAAGCAACGCTTCCCAGATGCAAAGTATGCAATATCTGAAGTTCGACCCACTTTTGGAGCAATGGCAAGGGAACAAGGAATAAAAGCAATTTCCTTAGCATTCCTTGGAATGGCAGTTGTTGTCTTTCTGTTCTTCAGAGTCCCAGTTCCGTCATTTACAGTTATATTCTCAGCTTTCTCGGACATGGTGATAGCTTTGGCCTTAATGAGCATCTTCGGCATCGAGTTAAGCCAAGCGACGATTGCAGCTCTGTTAATGCTTATAGGTTACTCGGTTGATAGTAACATCCTTCTGACTACAAAGCTTCTTAAGAGAAAGGAAGATACTGTTGAGGAGGCATATTTCTCTGCAGTGTCAACTGGTTTTACAATGAGCACAACAACCTTGGGAGCTTTGGCTTCGCTTTGGTTGTTCTCGACAGCTAAGGTTATTGATGAAATTGCGATAGTCCTAATCTTTGGTTTGCTGGCGGATTTCATGAACACATGGATTTTGAATGCTGGTGTCTTAAGATGGTTCATAGCAAAGAAAGAAGAAAGAGAGAAAAGTAAAACCTCTAAAAAAACATCCATGTCATCAAAAGCTTCTAAGAAGAAAAAGGGGGGTAGGAAATGA
- a CDS encoding Nif3-like dinuclear metal center hexameric protein, with amino-acid sequence MASRDEIVSFLDEYLNIKAFPDKSKNGLQVEGKSEVNTIAFAVDACLDTFVKAKAFKADMIIVHHGIVWGGVDYITGLIQKRLKFLLENDINLYVAHVPLDAHPEVGNNAQLLKLLDLEPKEPFGDYGGVTIGFIGEFEEPKPLPLIAQILVEKLKIDYVKSYEFGRQEIKRVGVISGAGGFAIEEAVKKNVDLFITGEFTHGNYRTAEDLRLSVLAAGHYATETLGVKALMPLLREKFEVKTVFIDNPTGL; translated from the coding sequence ATGGCGAGCAGAGACGAGATTGTAAGCTTTCTCGATGAGTATTTGAACATAAAAGCCTTCCCGGACAAATCAAAAAACGGTCTCCAGGTTGAAGGGAAGAGCGAAGTTAACACAATAGCCTTTGCCGTCGATGCATGCTTAGATACTTTTGTAAAAGCAAAAGCATTCAAGGCTGACATGATAATAGTCCATCACGGCATAGTCTGGGGAGGAGTTGATTATATAACGGGACTCATTCAGAAGAGGCTCAAGTTCCTCCTCGAGAATGATATAAACCTCTACGTTGCCCATGTTCCCTTAGATGCCCACCCAGAAGTTGGAAACAACGCCCAACTTTTAAAGCTCCTCGATTTAGAGCCTAAAGAGCCTTTCGGAGACTATGGAGGTGTTACAATCGGATTTATCGGCGAATTTGAAGAGCCAAAGCCTCTGCCGCTGATAGCTCAAATTTTGGTGGAAAAACTAAAAATTGACTATGTGAAGAGCTATGAGTTCGGAAGGCAGGAAATCAAAAGGGTAGGAGTCATAAGCGGAGCTGGAGGATTTGCAATTGAAGAAGCTGTGAAAAAGAATGTTGATTTGTTCATAACGGGCGAGTTCACTCATGGAAACTACAGAACAGCTGAAGACCTAAGGCTGAGTGTTCTCGCAGCTGGACATTATGCAACAGAAACTTTAGGTGTTAAGGCACTAATGCCCCTCCTAAGAGAAAAGTTTGAAGTTAAGACAGTCTTCATTGATAATCCTACTGGTCTTTGA